One Amblyraja radiata isolate CabotCenter1 unplaced genomic scaffold, sAmbRad1.1.pri scaffold_801_ctg1, whole genome shotgun sequence DNA window includes the following coding sequences:
- the ccl28 gene encoding C-C motif chemokine 28 gives MDSKWLALLLALTALLHTTAVTAMPTSHLISCCTRVSSKVSRKLLNKVKHFKIQDNQICDIKAVILHKGSLRLCVDSNNQQLKRWMSRNTKRLLSRA, from the exons ATGGATTCCAAGTGGCTCGCACTGCTCCTCGCTCTCACCGCCCTTCTCCACACCACCGCCGTCACAG CCATGCCGACCAGCCACTTGATCAGCTGCTGCACACGAGTGTCCAGTAAAGTGAGTAGGAAGTTACTGAACAAAGTGAAACACTTCAAGATTCAGGACAACCAGATCTGTGACATCAAGGCTGTGAT CCTGCACAAAGGTTCGCTAAGACTCTGTGTGGATTCAAACAACCAGCAGCTGAAAAGATGGATGTCCAGAAACACCAAGAGACTGCTCTCCAGAGCTTGA